The sequence below is a genomic window from Sphingobacterium sp. ML3W.
ATAGATTTGCTTAATTCTTTTGAATAAGTCAAAATTAAGGGTGATATCATTGCCCAATGCTGAAAGTTTAGGAGCAACATCTTGTGCAATTTGCTCCAACTCGTCGTTTGTTTCCGCTGAATGCAGATTAAAAAAAACATTAGATAGACGATCTAATGGCATGCCCGAAAAAGCGAGTGCTGCAATCGTATTTTCGAAAGTCGCTTGCTCAGTTGCATGGGCAATATCATCAACTTCAGCCCTAGTGCTAGCGATAGCTTGATCAAATGCTGGTATATAGTCTTCGTTTTTTATTTTAGAAAATGGCGCGGTATTATGAACCGTCTCAAAATGTTTTGTTAAGATACTCATAAAGTAAATTTAGTAGATTATTTTGAACCTATGTAGAAAAATGAAAATTACGACAGCAAGATGATATTCAAATTTCACTTCATTTTACCAGTCTATTCGTATTAATGGCAGGGATTGATTACGGAGTATAGGGTCTTTTAGGTTCAAAATAATTCCATAACAAATGAGAGATTTTTCTAGTGAGATCTTCAGCTTCATTATTTTTGGTCCAACTTTGATCCTTAATGTTATTTGTTAAAACACAAAAGACGTAATCACCACTAGGAGCATTGACGAGCACGACCTCCCCTCGAGCTTCATCAACAGAACCGGTTTTAGATGCTGTTTTGATATTTGCGGGTATCTGTGAAAGAGAGCGGTCATTGTAGAAAATATTCCCTAAATGACGATACATGTTTTCTGATGCTTTAGGGCTTACTACTTTACCTTTGTATAGGAGCTCAACCAAGGTTGCCATTTCTTTTGGAGTTGTTTGTCCCCAACCATATTTTTCCCAGATTTCATTACGCCCTTCGGTACGTGAATTGACTTTCGTGTTTGGAAGCCCTAATTGGTCCATCAATAAATTTATCGTGATACCTCCACCAGCAAGTTGTTGATTCCAAATAGAGGCAACATTATCGCTATAGGTTATCATTAAAGCAACCATAGTAGCCAAATCTGTCTCCGTACTATCCTTGAAAAATTGCATCACTCCTGAACCGCCATATTGCTGAGATGAGCGGTATATGAATTTTTGGTCTAAATTTAATTCACCTCGTTCTATTTTATTGAAAATTCCAACTAAGATTGGAACTTTTACG
It includes:
- a CDS encoding serine hydrolase, with the translated sequence MRTNLLLLLISTSLLIPTGLIAQKIDTKLDRKLRELTQNFAGDIGIYVKNLKTQEEVLIQADTVFPTASIVKVPILVGIFNKIERGELNLDQKFIYRSSQQYGGSGVMQFFKDSTETDLATMVALMITYSDNVASIWNQQLAGGGITINLLMDQLGLPNTKVNSRTEGRNEIWEKYGWGQTTPKEMATLVELLYKGKVVSPKASENMYRHLGNIFYNDRSLSQIPANIKTASKTGSVDEARGEVVLVNAPSGDYVFCVLTNNIKDQSWTKNNEAEDLTRKISHLLWNYFEPKRPYTP